CGGGTAGCTTGCCGAACCGGTCGATCATCTCGGCGGCGAACGCTTCCAGCCCCGCGGCCACATCGATCTCGTTGAGGCGGCGATAGAGGCCCATGCGCAGGTCGAGATCAGGGACATAGTCCTCCGGGATCAGGATCGGGGCGTCGATCGTGATCTGCGGGCTGAAGTCGGTCGGCCGCGAGAGCTTGCCGCCAGCCTTCGCCTCCAGAATCGCCTCTTCCAGCATCGACTGGTAGAGTTCGAAGCCGACCTCCTTGATATGGCCCGACTGTTCGTCGCCGAGCAGATTGCCCGCGCCACGCTGATCGAGGTCGTGGCTGGCGAGCTGGAAGCCGGCGCCCAAAGATTCGAGGTCGCTCAGGACCTTCAACCGCTTCTCCGCCGCTTCGGTCATCAGCCGCTCGGGCGGCGAGACCATATAGGCATAGGCGCGCGTCTTCGACCGGCCGACGCGGCCGCGCAGCTGGTACAGCTGAGCGAGGCCGAAGCGGTCGGCGCGGTTGACGATCATGGTGTTGGCGCTCGGAATGTCGATGCCGCTTTCGATAATGCTGGTCGAGACGAGCACTTCGAATTTCTTGTCGTAGAAGGCGGACATCCGCTCCTCGACCTCGCTTGGCGCCATCTGGCCATGGGCGATGACGTAGCGGACTTCCGGAACATGCTCGCGGAAGAATTCCTCGATATCGGGCAGGTCGGCGATGCGGGGGGTGACGAAGAAGCTCTGCCCGCCGCGATAATGTTCGCGCAGGAGGGCTTCGCGCAGCACGACCGGATCCCACGGCATGACATAGGTGCGCACCGCGAGGCGATCGACCGGCGGGGTCTGGATGACCGACAGTTCGCGCAGGCCCGACATTGCCATCTGAAGCGTGCGCGGAATTGGGGTGGCGGTCAGGGTGAGGACGTGGACGTCGGTCTTCAGCGCCTTCAGCCGTTCCTTGTGGGTCACGCCGAACCGCTGTTCCTCGTCGACGATGACCAAGCCGAGGCGCTTAAAATCGATGCCTTTGGCCAGGATCGCGTGGGTGCCGACCACCACGTCGATTTGACCGTTGGCCAGGCCTTCCTTGGTCGCCTTCGTCTCGCTGGCGGTGACAAGGCGACTGAGCCGGCCGACTTTGATCGGGAAGCCGTCGAAGCGGGCGGCGAAGTTATTGTAGTGCTGGCGTGCGAGGAGCGTCGTCGGGCAGACGACCGCGACCTGCATCCCCGCCATCGCCGCGACGAACGCGGCGCGCAGCGCCACTTCGGTCTTGCCGAAGCCGACGTCGCCGACGATCAGTCGGTCCATCGGCGATCCCTTGCCGAGATCGCCCAGCACGTCGTTGATCGCGCGGTCCTGGTCGTCGGTTTCCTCATAGGGGAAGCGATCGACGAAGGTCGCGAAGCCCGATCCATCGGGTTCGGCCACTTCGGCGGGGCGCAGCGCACGTTCGGCGGCGGTGGCGATGAGCTCACCCGCGATTTCGCGGATGCGCTCCTTCATCCGGCTCTTGCGGCGCTGCCACGCCTCGCCGCCCAGCTTGTCCAGCGTCGCGCCGTCCTCGCCAGAGCCGTAGCGGCTGAGGACTTCAAGGTTCTCTACGGGCACGTACAGCTTGTCGCCGCCCGCGTACGTCAGCGCGACGCAGTCGTGCGGGCTCTTGCCGACGGGGATCGAGGTCAGCCCCTCATACCGTCCGATGCCGTGGTCGACGTGGACGACCAGATCGCCGGGCGACAACGTCGCGAGTTCGGCGAGGAAGGCGTCGGCCGACTTGCGGCGCTTGGCGCGGCGGACGAGCCGGTCGCCGAGCATGTCCTGCTCGGTCAACAGCGTGACGTCCGGGGCGGTGAAGCCGTGATCGAGCGGCAGGACGATCAGCGCGGTTGCGCTATCGACGACGCCCAGCGCTTCCTGCCAGGTGTCGACCATGCGCGCGCCGGACAGGCCATGATCCTCGAGCAGGCCCTTCAACCGCTCGCGCGAGCCGGTCGAATAGCTGGCGAGGATGCGCTTGCCCTTCACCGTCTTCAGATGCGCGACGACAGCTTCGTAGACGTTGGCGCCGGCCGATCGCTCGGGCGCGAAGTCACGCGGGCCGTCGATGTTGAATTCCAGGACCGACGCGCTTTCGGGCTCGTGGAAGGGCGTCGTAACGTGTGCGGGCGCGTCGTGCAGTGCCTGCGCCCATTCGTCGGGCAGCAGGTAGAGCGACTTGGTCGGCAGCGGGCGGTAGCTTCCCGGCTCGGCGCCCGAAGCTTTCAGGCGGTTGGCATGATAGTCGGCGATCGCTTCGAACCGCCCCTCCGCCGCGCCCGCGACGCCGGCATCGCGGACGACGACCATGTCGCCAGGCAGATGATCGAACAGCGTTTCCAGCCGCTCCTCGAACAGCGGCAGCCAATGTTCCATGCCGGCCAGACGCCGGCCGTCACTGACCGCCTGATAGAGCGGATCACCGGTCGCGGTCGCGCCGAAGGTCTCGCGGTAGCGGGTGCGGAAGCGTTTGACGCTCTCCTCGTCGAGCAGCGCTTCGGACGCGGGCAGCAGCGTGAAGCCCTTGATGCTGCCGGTCGTCCGCTGATCATGTGGGTCGAAGGTGCGGACCGTCTCGATCTCGTCGCCGAAGAAGTCGAGGCGAAGCGCAGAGTCGGAGCCCGAGGGGAACAGGTCGACGAGCGAGCCGCGCACCGCGAATTCACCCGCATCTGCAACCGATTCGGTGCGGACATAGCCGTTGGCCTGGAGCAGCGTGGACAGCTTTTCGCGGCTGATCCGTTCGCCCGGCGCCAGCGTCGCGACGAGCTGGCGGATGCGGAAGGGCGTCAGCGTGCGCTGGGTCGCAGCATTGGCGGTGGTGACGAGCAGGCGCGGGCGGGCGGCCTTCGCCTGGAGCGCGTGGAGCGTCGCGAGGCGTTCGGACATGACGCGTAGCGTGGGCGACGCGCGATCGTAGGGCAGGCAGTCCCAGGCGGGGAAGGCGAGGACGTCCAGTTCCGGCGCGAAGAAGGTCGCGGTCGACTGCACCGCGCGCATTGCCGCTTCATCGGGCGCGATGAAGCATGCACCGTCGGTCGCCGCTCTCGCGAGGTCGGCCAGGAGCGCGGGAAGGAATCCCGTCGCGACGCCCGCGAGGGTCAGGGGGCGGGGGGCGGAAAGGATCTTGGAGAGGTCGGGCATCGGGTCTCGCTTAAGCCCTCTCCCCTTGAGGGGAGAGGGTTTGGGAGAGGGGGAGGTGTCTCACCGAGACTGGGGCTCGCGGACAGGCCCCTCTCCCAACCCTCTCCCCTGAAGGGGAGAGGGCTATTGTTGAATCGGCACGTACGTCAGCGTCTTCAGGTCATCCATCATCTGGCCCTGCCAACGCTCCGGGACGGCGGCCGCTCCCATCGCCCAAGCCATGATGTCGACGTCCTGTTCCTCCAGAAACGCCTCGAACCAGTCGATCTGCTCGTCCGACCAGCGCGCGCCGTAAGCGTCGAAGAAGCCGCCGACCATCAGGTCCGCTTCCTTGGTGCCGCGGTGCCACGCGCGGAACGCCAAGCGTTTCAGTCTCGTCTCGCGCTCCATGCCCGCGGCTCCATGCAATATTGGCCGACGGCGCTTCAATGCGCGGTCGGCTTGGGGTAGCGGGGACATAGTCATGCGTCCTGACATCCTCAACCCGCTGTTCGCCGAGGTCACCGCGCTGAAGGGCGTGGGGCCGGGGCTTGCCAAGCCGATGGAAAAGCTAGGGCTGCGCCGGGTGGTCGACATCGCCTTCCACCTGCCGACCGGCTACATCGACCGCCTGCCGCGCGAGGAACTGGACGCCGCCGACGCTGGCCGCACGATCGCGATCACGCTAACCCCGGTCGAACACCGCACGGGCAGCAGTCCGCGCAGCCCGACGCGGGTCAGTGCGGTCGACGCGAAGGGCAATTCTGTCTCCCTCGTCTATTTCGGCGGGTCGTCGGGGTGGGTGAAGAAGCTGCTTCCCTTGCACGAGCCGCGGCGGGTGTCGGGAAAGCTGGAGACGTACGGGCAGGACCTCCAGATCGTTCACCCGGACTATGCCGTGCCGCTGGACGAAGCGCCGACGGGGAACGGGCGCGAGGCGATCTATCCGCTGTCGGAAGGGCTGACGTCGCGTCGGCTGGCGGCATTGGTGGCGCAGGCAGTCGAGCGGGCACCGGACCTGCAAGAGTGGGTCGAACCGAGCGTCATCGCGAAGCACGACTGGCCCGCGTGGCGCGAGGCGCTGGCGCGGCTCCATGCCGACCCGTCGGATGCGAAGGCGCGGACGCGGCTCGCCTATGACGAGGTGTTCGCCAATCAGCTCGCGCTGCTGCTGGTCCGTGGTGATGTGCGAGCAAAGCGGGGGCGGGCGCTGGCCGGTGACGGGCGGCTGAGATCGAAGCTCGACCTGCCTTATGCCCCGACCGGTGCGCAATCCCGCACGATCCGCGAGATCGAGGGCGACATGGCGCAGGTGCGGCCGATGTTGCGGCTGCTGCAGGGCGACGTCGGCTCGGGCAAGACACTGGTCGCGCTCAATGCGCTGCTGATCGCGGTCGAGGGCGGGGCGCAGGGCGCATTGCTCGCACCGACTGAAATCCTGGCGCGCCAGCATTACGAGACCTTGTCGCGGCAATTGGCCGGCATCGCGACCGTCGCGATCCTGACCGGTCGCGACAAGGGGCGGGCACGAGAATCGACCCTGATGGGCGTCGCGTCGGGCGAGATCGACATATTGATCGGGACCCACGCAATCTTCCAGCAGGGAGTGACCTATCGGGACCTGGGGCTGGCAGTGGTTGACGAGCAGCATCGCTTCGGTGTCGCGCAGCGGATGATGTTGCAGGCGAAGGCGGAGCGCCCGCCGCACCTGCTGGTTATGACCGCGACGCCGATCCCGCGCACGCTGACGCTTGCCAACTATGGCGAAATGGACGTCAGTCGGCTCGACGAAATGCCACCGGGGCGTGAACCGATCGAAACGCGCGTGATCTCCGAGGACCGGCTCGACGACGTGGTCGACGGCCTTGCACGGCATTTGTCGGGCGGAGGGCAGGCCTATTGGGTGTGTCCGCTGGTCGAGGAGAGTGAGAAATCCGACCTGGCTGCCGCCGAAGCGCGCGCGGAATCGCTGCGCCAGCGCTTCGGTGAACGCGTCGCGCTGGTCCACGGACGGATGAAAGGGCCCGAAAAGGACGCCGAGATGGCGCGTTTTTCATCGGGCCAGGCAGGGGTCCTAGTCGCGACGACGGTGATCGAGGTCGGTGTCGATGTGCCCAACGCGACGCTGATCGTCATCGAACATGCCGATCGTTTTGGCCTGGCGCAGCTCCACCAGTTGCGCGGGCGGGTCGGGCGGGGCGGCGGTCGGTCGGTATGCCTGCTGCTACGTGGGAGCCACCTGAGCGAGACGGCGCGGGCGCGCCTCGCCCTGATGCGCGAGACCAACGACGGTTTCCGTATCGCAGAGGAGGATCTGCGATTGCGCGGGGCGGGCGAACTGCTCGGCACGCGCCAGTCGGGCGAACAGGGGTTTCGCATGGCCACGCCCGAGATGCTCGGCGAACTGCTGCCGATCGCCAACGGCGACGCCCGGCTGCTGATCGACCGCGACGGCGGGCTCCAGGGATCGCGCGGGCAAGCGGCGCGGACGGCGTTGTACCTGTTCGAGCGCGACGCCGCGGTCGGGCTGTTACGCTCGGGATAAAGCCTGATGCTCCCCTTGCCGAGGAGGATTTTGGGGGTAGGCAGCCATATGCACCTCGTCCTTCCCATCCTGCTGACATTCCTTGCCGGTATCGGCGTCGCGGCGCAGGCGCCGACCAATGGCATGCTGGCCAAAGTGTCAGGATCGACGTTGCTCGCCGCGCTGATTTCCTTCGGCGTCGGGACTGTCGCGATCGCCATCGCCTGGGCGGCGAGCGACCGGACGTCGCCGGCAATCCTCCGCGAGGCGCCGGCTTGGGCGTGGCTCGGTGGCATCTACGGCGCGGTCTATGTCGCGACCGCAGCCTATGCTGCGCCGCGGTTAGGCGTCGCGACGATGCTGATGGTCGCGATCGCCGGGCAACTGGCGGCGGCGGTCGTGATCGATCATTTCGGACTGTTCGGCATCCGCGCCGAACCGGTGTCGGTGAGCCGGATCGCAGGCCTGGCGCTGGTGATCACCGGTGTCGTGCTGGTGCGCCGTTAACGCATCAAGGTCGCGAGCAGCTCGTAATAATCGCCCAGCCGGATCGGTTGGGCGAGCTGGCAGCCGATGCGACCGCCCAGCGCCCAACGCACTTCGGCCGGCTGGGTGCCGATGCCCGGCAGCGCAATGCGCAGCGTGTCGCCTTCAGCCATGGCGGAGTCGCAACGTGCCATGAAACCGTTGGGTGAGACGTTGACGATCAGCAGCGGCAGCGTGCGGCCGTCGGCGTGCATCGCGCGAGCGCGGTAATGCACCTCGTCGCGGTCTTCCCGTCGTCCATCGCTCCGCGCCACATTGCCGAAAGGCATCGCCGATCTTCCCACTTCCGCCGTTTCGGGTAGCAGGGGATTAGTAAAGAAGGTCTGTAGAAAAACAGATTTAAATCAGCATTTTGGCACGCCGTCGCGGATCAGCTTGCGCGAACGATACCGTGGTGCTTCTTGCCCGCAGACAGCCGCATGTCGTCAACGACAGTCAGGACAGTGGCTTCGTCCACGATCTTCTCACCATCGACCCGCGCGCCGCCGCCCGCAATCAGCCGCCGCGCCTCGCCCTTCGACTTGGCGAAGCCCAGCGCGATCAGTGCATCTACCACCGAAATGCTGCCGCCCGGCGCATCGACCGTCGGCAGGGCCGCGCCGGAGGCGCCTTCCTCGAACGTCTTGCGCGCGGTTTCGGCAGCTTCGTCGGCAGCCGCGCGCCCACGGCACATCGCGGTGGCTTCCGTCGCCAGCACTTTCTTCGCCTCGTTGATCTCGGCGCCTTCGAGCGATTCGAGACGGGCGATCTCATCGAGCGGCAGGTCGGTGAAGAGGCGGAGGAAGCGGCCGACGTCGCGGTCGTCGGTATTGCGCCAGAACTGCCAGTAATCGAAATGCGACAGCTGGTCTTCGTGCAGCCACACCGCACCCGACACGGTCTTGCCCATCTTCACGCCGTCCGCCGTCGTCAGCAGCGGCGTGGTAACGCCGTAGACCTCGGTCCCGTCCATCCGGCGCGCGAGTTCGACGCCGTTGACGATATTCCCCCACTGGTCGCTGCCGCCCATCTGAAGCCGAACGCCCTGGCGCTTGGCGAGCTCGCGGAAGTCGTAGCCCTGGAGGATCATGTAGTTGAACTCGAGGAAGCTGAGCGACTGTTCGCGGTCGAGCCGCAGCTTCACCGAATCGAAGCTGAGCATGCGGTTCACGCTGAAATGCTGGCCGACCTCGCGCAGAAAGGGGATGTATTCCAGCTTGTCCAGCCAGTCGGCGTTGTTGACCATCACCGCGTCGCTGGGGCCATCGCCGAAGGTCAGGAAGCGGTCGAAGATGCGCTGAATGCCGGCGATGTTGGCGGCGATGACGTCGTCCGACGCCAGCTTGCGCGCTTCGTCCTTGAACGACGGATCGCCGATCTTTCCGGTCCCGCCGCCCATCAGTACGATCGGTTTGTGCCCCGCCTGTTGCAGGCGGCGCAGGAGCATGATCTGGACCAGGCTGCCAACGTGCAGCGACGGCGCGGTCGGATCGAAGCCGATATAGCCCGGCACGACCTGCTTCGCGGCCAGCGCGTCGAGCGCGGCGGCATCGGTCACCTGATGAATGTACCCGCGTTCTGACAGGAGGCGGAGCAGGTCGGAGCGATATTCGGTAGCCATAGCGGAGCGCCCTCTAACCGTTCGGATTGCGCTTGTCGAAGCCCTGTCCTTCGGGTGCGTGCGTTGGCAGAAGGGGCGGGGCAACACTTCGACAGGCGCAGTACGAACGGGGCTGGTGTGATCTACGAACTCAACTGTCATCCCGATACGCCCGCCAGGAACGTCCGGGCGCTCAAGGTCGAGTGTACGATGACCGATGCGTCGGACGTACTGCTGGCTTTCGCCGTCGATGGCTTCGATTGGCTTTATCTTCCCGAGTTGACGACACCGACGCGGGCTGACGAGCTCTGGCGTACCACGTGTTTCGAGATGTTTTGGAAGCCGATTGGCGGGACGGCGTATTACGAGTTCAACCTGTCGCCTTCGTTGCAGTGGGCAGCCTATGCGTTTGACGGTTATCGCGACGGCATGATGGATTTGCCGCTCGCGATCGATCCGGTGATCGCGCGTATGGCGGACGGCATCGAGGCTGACGTTGATCTTTCGACCGTGCCGCCCGGACCCGCGCACATCGCCCTGACCGCCGTTATCGAGGAAATCGACGGCACCAAATCCTACTGGTCGCTCGCGCATCCGCCCGGCGGGCCGGATTTCCATCATCCCGATTGCTTTGCGCTGAAAGTCCCGGCAGGCAGAAGCGCATGAAATTCGGCATCGATCGCCTCCTGTCCGACCCTGAGCTGTTGAAAACGCTCGATGGCCGCCGC
The nucleotide sequence above comes from Roseomonas aeriglobus. Encoded proteins:
- a CDS encoding PilZ domain-containing protein; translated protein: MPFGNVARSDGRREDRDEVHYRARAMHADGRTLPLLIVNVSPNGFMARCDSAMAEGDTLRIALPGIGTQPAEVRWALGGRIGCQLAQPIRLGDYYELLATLMR
- the mfd gene encoding transcription-repair coupling factor, giving the protein MPDLSKILSAPRPLTLAGVATGFLPALLADLARAATDGACFIAPDEAAMRAVQSTATFFAPELDVLAFPAWDCLPYDRASPTLRVMSERLATLHALQAKAARPRLLVTTANAATQRTLTPFRIRQLVATLAPGERISREKLSTLLQANGYVRTESVADAGEFAVRGSLVDLFPSGSDSALRLDFFGDEIETVRTFDPHDQRTTGSIKGFTLLPASEALLDEESVKRFRTRYRETFGATATGDPLYQAVSDGRRLAGMEHWLPLFEERLETLFDHLPGDMVVVRDAGVAGAAEGRFEAIADYHANRLKASGAEPGSYRPLPTKSLYLLPDEWAQALHDAPAHVTTPFHEPESASVLEFNIDGPRDFAPERSAGANVYEAVVAHLKTVKGKRILASYSTGSRERLKGLLEDHGLSGARMVDTWQEALGVVDSATALIVLPLDHGFTAPDVTLLTEQDMLGDRLVRRAKRRKSADAFLAELATLSPGDLVVHVDHGIGRYEGLTSIPVGKSPHDCVALTYAGGDKLYVPVENLEVLSRYGSGEDGATLDKLGGEAWQRRKSRMKERIREIAGELIATAAERALRPAEVAEPDGSGFATFVDRFPYEETDDQDRAINDVLGDLGKGSPMDRLIVGDVGFGKTEVALRAAFVAAMAGMQVAVVCPTTLLARQHYNNFAARFDGFPIKVGRLSRLVTASETKATKEGLANGQIDVVVGTHAILAKGIDFKRLGLVIVDEEQRFGVTHKERLKALKTDVHVLTLTATPIPRTLQMAMSGLRELSVIQTPPVDRLAVRTYVMPWDPVVLREALLREHYRGGQSFFVTPRIADLPDIEEFFREHVPEVRYVIAHGQMAPSEVEERMSAFYDKKFEVLVSTSIIESGIDIPSANTMIVNRADRFGLAQLYQLRGRVGRSKTRAYAYMVSPPERLMTEAAEKRLKVLSDLESLGAGFQLASHDLDQRGAGNLLGDEQSGHIKEVGFELYQSMLEEAILEAKAGGKLSRPTDFSPQITIDAPILIPEDYVPDLDLRMGLYRRLNEIDVAAGLEAFAAEMIDRFGKLPDETENLLRIMEIKLNAKRACVAKLDVGPKGALVAFHENTFPNIDGLLAYVGKLGEVAKLRPDHKLVINRVWADPKARLHGALQLSRGLAKAAGG
- a CDS encoding succinate dehydrogenase assembly factor 2: MERETRLKRLAFRAWHRGTKEADLMVGGFFDAYGARWSDEQIDWFEAFLEEQDVDIMAWAMGAAAVPERWQGQMMDDLKTLTYVPIQQ
- the recG gene encoding ATP-dependent DNA helicase RecG; protein product: MRPDILNPLFAEVTALKGVGPGLAKPMEKLGLRRVVDIAFHLPTGYIDRLPREELDAADAGRTIAITLTPVEHRTGSSPRSPTRVSAVDAKGNSVSLVYFGGSSGWVKKLLPLHEPRRVSGKLETYGQDLQIVHPDYAVPLDEAPTGNGREAIYPLSEGLTSRRLAALVAQAVERAPDLQEWVEPSVIAKHDWPAWREALARLHADPSDAKARTRLAYDEVFANQLALLLVRGDVRAKRGRALAGDGRLRSKLDLPYAPTGAQSRTIREIEGDMAQVRPMLRLLQGDVGSGKTLVALNALLIAVEGGAQGALLAPTEILARQHYETLSRQLAGIATVAILTGRDKGRARESTLMGVASGEIDILIGTHAIFQQGVTYRDLGLAVVDEQHRFGVAQRMMLQAKAERPPHLLVMTATPIPRTLTLANYGEMDVSRLDEMPPGREPIETRVISEDRLDDVVDGLARHLSGGGQAYWVCPLVEESEKSDLAAAEARAESLRQRFGERVALVHGRMKGPEKDAEMARFSSGQAGVLVATTVIEVGVDVPNATLIVIEHADRFGLAQLHQLRGRVGRGGGRSVCLLLRGSHLSETARARLALMRETNDGFRIAEEDLRLRGAGELLGTRQSGEQGFRMATPEMLGELLPIANGDARLLIDRDGGLQGSRGQAARTALYLFERDAAVGLLRSG
- a CDS encoding tyrosine--tRNA ligase, with the protein product MATEYRSDLLRLLSERGYIHQVTDAAALDALAAKQVVPGYIGFDPTAPSLHVGSLVQIMLLRRLQQAGHKPIVLMGGGTGKIGDPSFKDEARKLASDDVIAANIAGIQRIFDRFLTFGDGPSDAVMVNNADWLDKLEYIPFLREVGQHFSVNRMLSFDSVKLRLDREQSLSFLEFNYMILQGYDFRELAKRQGVRLQMGGSDQWGNIVNGVELARRMDGTEVYGVTTPLLTTADGVKMGKTVSGAVWLHEDQLSHFDYWQFWRNTDDRDVGRFLRLFTDLPLDEIARLESLEGAEINEAKKVLATEATAMCRGRAAADEAAETARKTFEEGASGAALPTVDAPGGSISVVDALIALGFAKSKGEARRLIAGGGARVDGEKIVDEATVLTVVDDMRLSAGKKHHGIVRAS
- a CDS encoding DMT family transporter, which gives rise to MHLVLPILLTFLAGIGVAAQAPTNGMLAKVSGSTLLAALISFGVGTVAIAIAWAASDRTSPAILREAPAWAWLGGIYGAVYVATAAYAAPRLGVATMLMVAIAGQLAAAVVIDHFGLFGIRAEPVSVSRIAGLALVITGVVLVRR
- a CDS encoding DOMON-like domain-containing protein, producing MIYELNCHPDTPARNVRALKVECTMTDASDVLLAFAVDGFDWLYLPELTTPTRADELWRTTCFEMFWKPIGGTAYYEFNLSPSLQWAAYAFDGYRDGMMDLPLAIDPVIARMADGIEADVDLSTVPPGPAHIALTAVIEEIDGTKSYWSLAHPPGGPDFHHPDCFALKVPAGRSA